The Opitutus sp. ER46 sequence GGTGATGCCCCACACGCCGTACGGCTTGCCGGTCTCCTTCCGCCACGCGGCGACGTTGCGGTGCGCGACCAGGTAAGGCCCGGAGCCGTGCAGGAGGAAATCGCAGGCAAACGCCTCCTGCTGCTCGCGGATGATCCGCAGGTGCGGAAAGCGGGCGCGCAGCATCTCTTCGACGCCGTTGCGCACGTTCACGGGCCAGAGCACGACCTCGGCTTCGGGGAGTTCCTTTTCCAGCAGCGCCAGCACGCCCGGCGTGTGCCCGATGTCACCGATGTTCACCGTCTGCCACGACGACCGGAGCACGATCCGGGGGCGGCGGGTCGCGCCGGACCCCGCCCCGCGCAGTTGGGTGGCCGCGGTGGCGGCGAGAGCGGCAAGGAGGAAATCGCGACGGGTGAAGGCGGTCATGATCATTAGCGCGGGCGGACGCGCGTCCTCCCGCAGCGAAGACGCCATCGGAGCAATCGTGGTGCGCTGGTGCAAGCGTCCCGGCGGGACCTGGGCGAATGCGCGTCGCCGTGTAAGCCTGCGTTGAGCTCACCCGGGCCGGGGGCACCACGATGTCCCGGTCCCCGGTCCCTTGGCGCGTCCTCTCCGATCGGTGACGCCTAAAGCACGCGGTTCTCGCGGGCAACCGACGCGTACCATTTCGCGCTGAGCTTGGGCGTGCGGCGCTGGGTGGCGTAGTCGACGTGCACGATGCCGAAACGCTTCGCGTAGCCGTACGCCCACTCGAAGTTGTCCAGCAGCGACCAGACAAAATACCCGCGTACCGGAATACCCTCGGCGGCGGCCCGGTGCACGGCGTGGAGGTAACCCCGCAGGTACTCGCAGCGATGGAGGTCGAGCACCTCGCCCTGGGCGTCGGGGGCCTCCTCGTAGCCGACGCCGTTCTCGGTGATGTGGAAGGCGCGCGGGGCGTACAGGGTGTGGAGGTGGCGCATCGCCCAGTAGATGGCCGGCGGCGCCAGGTGAAGCCACGGCAGCCCGGCGAGGGGATATTGCGGCGGCAACGGGAGCACCTCGGGCTTACCGCGTGCGGCCGCGCGGATGAAGTTTCCGGTGTAGACGTTGAGCCCGAGGAAGTCGGTCGGCTGCGAAATCAGGGCGAGGTCGCCGCGGGCAATCTGCGGGCGGTCCGCGCCGAGCGAGCGCAGGTAACGGGTCGGATAGCGGCCGCAGAACACCGGGTTGAGCAGGTGCTCGTTGTGCAGCTCAGTCCAAGCCTGGGCGGCGGCGATGTCCGGCGGCAGCTCGGTCACGGGGATGCCGATGGCCGGGTTTTGGGTGAGTCCGACCTGCGCGCCGCGACCGCCGAAGGCGCGCACGGCGCGCACCGCCTCGCCGTGGGCGAGCAGCGCGTGGTGGTAGGCCTGGGCCAGGACGCGGCGGTTCTCGCGCGCGCCCGGGGCGTGTTCGCCGGTGCCATAGCCCATGCCGATGAAGCACGGGATCTCGTTCATCGTGATCCAGCGCTTCACGCGGTCGCCGAGCGCCCGCACGACGGTAT is a genomic window containing:
- a CDS encoding GH1 family beta-glucosidase, with the translated sequence MPAPLSYRFPPKFIWGAATAATQIEGAADADGRGPSVWDTFSRRAGAVAHGDTPADACDHFHRYEEDFALLQRLGLRHYRLSIGWPRLFPTGTGRVNPAGLAFYDRLIDALLARGITPWVTLYHWDLPQTLEDAGGWRERATVTAFAHYADTVVRALGDRVKRWITMNEIPCFIGMGYGTGEHAPGARENRRVLAQAYHHALLAHGEAVRAVRAFGGRGAQVGLTQNPAIGIPVTELPPDIAAAQAWTELHNEHLLNPVFCGRYPTRYLRSLGADRPQIARGDLALISQPTDFLGLNVYTGNFIRAAARGKPEVLPLPPQYPLAGLPWLHLAPPAIYWAMRHLHTLYAPRAFHITENGVGYEEAPDAQGEVLDLHRCEYLRGYLHAVHRAAAEGIPVRGYFVWSLLDNFEWAYGYAKRFGIVHVDYATQRRTPKLSAKWYASVARENRVL